From Oceanivirga salmonicida, one genomic window encodes:
- a CDS encoding zinc-binding alcohol dehydrogenase family protein, translating into MKAIKINEAKKIEIIDVDEPKVKNDKDVKIKIKVVGICGSDAHIYHGTNPLATYPRIIGHEFSGEVVEIGSKVKKLKIGDRVSVDPIVFCGKCYPCKLNRPNICEKLKVSGVHRDGGMQEYFLTTEEKCHVLNKNVSFERAALVEPFTIAAQANWKGKVNKDDLLLIIGAGTIGLCILMYAKKIGAKCIVTDVFDKKLERAKEYGADYIINTAKENLDVKLSKIEDGKGPSVTIDSACLPVTFEDSIRVTKEGGRVVTLGFSATPSQLASMYFVKKELSVYGSRLQTHKFPIVVELFNSGFDASKLISHKFNYKDIVKAFDTFDDINIDTVKVCVLFD; encoded by the coding sequence AATTGAAATAATTGATGTAGATGAACCAAAAGTTAAGAATGATAAAGATGTTAAGATAAAAATTAAAGTTGTAGGTATATGTGGCTCAGATGCTCATATATATCATGGGACAAATCCTTTAGCTACATATCCTAGAATAATAGGACATGAATTTTCAGGAGAAGTTGTTGAAATAGGTAGTAAAGTAAAAAAATTAAAGATAGGAGATAGAGTTTCAGTAGATCCTATTGTATTTTGTGGAAAGTGTTATCCATGTAAATTGAATAGGCCTAATATTTGTGAAAAACTTAAAGTTTCTGGAGTTCATAGAGATGGTGGAATGCAAGAATACTTTTTGACAACAGAAGAAAAATGTCATGTTTTAAATAAAAATGTTTCGTTTGAAAGAGCAGCATTAGTTGAACCATTTACTATAGCAGCACAAGCTAATTGGAAAGGGAAAGTAAATAAAGATGATTTATTATTAATTATAGGTGCAGGAACTATAGGGTTATGTATATTGATGTATGCAAAAAAAATAGGAGCAAAATGTATAGTTACAGATGTGTTTGATAAAAAACTTGAAAGAGCTAAAGAATATGGTGCGGATTATATAATAAATACAGCAAAAGAAAATTTAGATGTAAAATTATCAAAAATAGAAGATGGAAAAGGTCCGAGTGTTACAATAGACAGTGCTTGTTTACCAGTAACTTTTGAAGATTCAATAAGAGTTACAAAAGAAGGTGGAAGAGTTGTAACTTTAGGGTTTTCAGCAACTCCATCACAATTAGCTTCAATGTATTTTGTTAAAAAAGAATTATCGGTTTATGGTTCAAGGTTACAAACTCACAAATTTCCAATAGTTGTAGAATTATTTAATTCTGGATTTGATGCAAGTAAATTAATTTCACATAAATTTAATTATAAAGATATTGTAAAAGCATTTGATACTTTTGATGATATAAATATTGATACAGTAAAAGTATGTGTATTATTTGATTAA